The following are encoded together in the Lactuca sativa cultivar Salinas chromosome 1, Lsat_Salinas_v11, whole genome shotgun sequence genome:
- the LOC111875892 gene encoding sugar transporter ERD6-like 6: MSFRDENEDGRADRDLRKPFLHTGSWYRMGSRQSSMMTSSQMIRDRSVSVLACVLIVALGPIQFGFTGGYSSPTQTAITRDLHLSVSEFSLFGSLSNVGAMVGAIASGQIAEYIGRKGSLMIAAIPNIIGWLCISFAQDTSFLYMGRLLEGFGVGIISYTVPVYIAEIAPQNMRGGLGSVNQLSVTIGIMLSYLLGLFVNWRILAILGTLPCLILIPGLFFIPESPRWLAKMGMTDDFESSLQVLRGFDTDITVEVNEIKRSVASSNRRATIRFSDLKQRRYWFPLMIGIGLLVLQQLSGINGVLFYSSNIFQTAGISSSDAATFGLGAIQVIATAVSTWLVDKTGRRLLLIVSSAGMTISLIVVAASFFIKDYVEDNSSVYAAMGILSVVGVVGMVIAFSLGMGPIPWIIMSEILPVNIKGLAGSVATLSNWFIAWVITLTAPLLLAWSGGGTFTLYMLMCAATVVFSALLVPETKGKTLEEIQFSLR; encoded by the exons ATGAGTTTCAGGGATGAAAATGAAGATGGAAGGGCGGATAGGGATCTCAGAAAACCGTTTCTTCATACGGGTAGTTGGTATCGTATGGGTTCAAGACAATCCAGTATGATGACGTCTTCTCAGATGATCAGAGACCGCTCTGTTTCTGTCCTTGCTTGTGTTCTTATCGTTGCATTAGGCCCCATCCAGTTCGGTTTCACT GGTGGTTATTCTTCACCTACACAAACAGCTATTACTCGCGATCTTCACCTCTCTGTCTCTGAG TTCTCTTTGTTTGGTTCTTTATCAAATGTGGGTGCCATGGTTGGTGCAATAGCCAGTGGTCAAATTGCAGAGTATATTGGTCGGAAAGGG TCTTTGATGATTGCAGCTATCCCTAACATCATTGGCTGGCTTTGTATATCATTTGCCCAA GATACATCATTTCTGTACATGGGAAGGTTATTGGAAGGATTTGGTGTTGGAATTATATCATATACG GTTCCTGTTTATATAGCTGAGATAGCACCTCAAAACATGAGAGGGGGGTTAGGTTCTGTGAATCAGCTATCTGTCACAATTGGGATAATGCTTTCTTATTTACTGGGACTTTTTGTTAATTGGAGAATACTTGCAATTTTGG GAACTTTGCCATGCCTAATTTTGATACCTGGTCTCTTTTTTATCCCTGAATCTCCTCGGTGGTTG GCAAAGATGGGTATGACTGATGATTTTGAATCTTCTTTGCAAGTTCTCCGTGGTTTTGATACTGATATTACTGTTGAAGTAAATGAAATTAAG AGATCCGTAGCATCATCAAACAGAAGAGCTACAATTCGGTTTTCAGATCTCAAACAAAGAAGATATTGGTTCCCTCTAAtg ATCGGAATCGGATTACTTGTCCTTCAACAGCTCAGTGGAATCAATGGTGTTCTATTCTATTCCAGTAACATTTTTCAAACTGCAGGAATTTCTAGCAGTGATGCTGCTACATTTGGACTCGGTGCTATCCAA GTTATTGCAACTGCAGTTTCCACATGGTTGGTTGACAAAACAGGACGTAGGCTTCTGCTAATT GTTTCTTCTGCTGGAATGACTATCAGTCTCATAGTTGTTGCAGCATCCTTCTTCATTAAG GATTATGTGGAAGACAATTCTTCGGTGTATGCTGCAATGGGTATCTTATCAGTGGTTGGAGTTGTG GGCATGGTAATTGCATTTTCTCTTGGAATGGGGCCCATCCCATGGATCATTATGTCTGAG ATTCTTCCTGTGAATATAAAAGGACTTGCAGGAAGTGTAGCAACATTATCCAATTGGTTTATCGCGTGGGTTATCACACTTACCGCACCTTTGCTTTTAGCATGGAGTGGTGGAg GAACATTTACTCTGTACATGCTTATGTGTGCTGCAACGGTTGTGTTTTCGGCTCTTTTGGTACCAGAAACAAAGGGAAAAACATTGGAGGAGATACAGTTTTCCTTGAGATGA